From the Opitutales bacterium genome, the window TCTATGGAGGAACTGTCAAAAGCTATGTCTGCCATTTTAGACTCCAGCGAGGACATATCTAAAATCGTAGGGTCCATAGATGAATTAGCATTTCAGACCAACATACTGGCCCTGAACGCAGCAATTGAAGCCGCAAGCGCAGGTGAGGCGGGTGCTGGTTTTGCCGTTGTCGCCGAGGAGGTACGTAGCCTTGCACAACGTTCAGCCGAAGCCGCCCAAAACACAGCGGGTCTGGTCAAGGAAGCCATCACACGGAGTGCCGAAGGCTCAGATATCACTGAACAAGTTGGTGAAAAATTTGAAGCAATCGTGGGCGCCGTGCACACCGTGGATTTGGAAATCGCGCAAATAACACTGGCGTGCCAAGAGCAGACCCTAGGGATCAGTCAAATCTCCAATGGCCTCAACCAACTGGAAGCGATGACCCAGGAGCATAGCAAGCTCTCTCAAAAAACAAGCGACGGAGCGCGATCATTGAACAACATGACCGGGGACCTTTCAGAGATATCGACTGCATTTAACACACTCGCCAAAGGAGGTAAGAAATAAGTCGATAGAATACGGTTTAAATGAGACCGCTAGTCTCGGCTGGCAGCATACGATTTGAGTATCGCATCCAAGACTCGGGCCGCGTTGTCCTGAGCTAGCTCAGCAAATTCAAATATCTCGTTTTGACCCTCCTGGCCGCCAGCCAAGTCGCTGATTGAGCGAACAATTAAGCACGGAACACCGTTGGAATAGGCGACATGAGCAATAGCGGAGGATTCCATGTCGAGCACGTCAGCCTCCCACGTTTCCCAAAGATACTCACGGTATTCCCGGTTATCCATGAACACTGGGCCTGCCACACCGACTCCACCGATCCGAAGCGTCGCCGGAGCACCCGTGGCATTGATGAGCTCACTCCCCTCTAGAGCACTTACACTCAAGTCGATCAGGGTCTGAGCAACAGGAATTTTGTATTTACGCTCAAGGCCTTCGGTGTCCTTTTTCACCATCGATACGCGGCCCGGAAAAAAGCTGCCGAAATTCGGTTGGTCGGGAGCGGCACGCCAGCCCGGCACGATATACTCTCCTGCTTCCTCACTAGACGGATTATACATAGACCCCTGCATGTGGTGCACCCAATCCAAAGGAATGGTCACGTCACCCTTTTTTAGGTCGGGATTAATCCCTCCCGCGATGCCAGCGA encodes:
- a CDS encoding 5'-methylthioadenosine/S-adenosylhomocysteine nucleosidase, translating into MHSFSKILLIVFTLITTLILVQAESRIAIMAAFPGEMESIRKVFETEVIDEVRVINGTEFGLGKVHGMPAVFFITQVSMTNAAMHTQLLLSNFDIEAIFFAGIAGGINPDLKKGDVTIPLDWVHHMQGSMYNPSSEEAGEYIVPGWRAAPDQPNFGSFFPGRVSMVKKDTEGLERKYKIPVAQTLIDLSVSALEGSELINATGAPATLRIGGVGVAGPVFMDNREYREYLWETWEADVLDMESSAIAHVAYSNGVPCLIVRSISDLAGGQEGQNEIFEFAELAQDNAARVLDAILKSYAASRD